Part of the Meiothermus sp. QL-1 genome is shown below.
CAATAATAGGGCGTTGTCGGGGAGGAAACGATGAACCTGCAAAAAATCATGAAGGAGGCGCAGAAGGCCCAGCGCAAGGCGGCCGAGGTGCAGGAGCGGCTCGGCCAGATGACCGTGGTGGGCAGCGCAGGGGGTGGGCTGGTCGAGGCCACGGCCAACGGCCACGGCCAGATCCTGGGGGTCAAGCTGAAGCCCGAGGCGGTGGGCCAGGGGGACCTCGAGGCGCTGGAAGACCTGATTCTGGCAGCCGTTCAGGACGCACAGAAGAAAGCCCACGAGCTTTCGGAGAAGGAGATGAGCCGCGAGCTGGGGGGCATTGGCAGCCTGTTGGGGAAGATGCTTTGAAGCATGCGCTACCCGGAAAAGCTCCTCAGGCTGGTGCGGGCCCTGGCGACCTTGCCGGGCATCGGTCCCAAGACGGCCCAGAAGCTGGGGCTTTATCTGGTTCAGCACCCCGAGGCGCGCCTGGCCCTTCAGGGCAGCCTGGAGGCGGCCGAGGTCCTTCGCCCCTGTCCGCTATGTGGCAACCTGGCCGAGGAGGCCCTTTGCCCTGTTTGCGCCGATGCCGAGCGGGACCGGGGGGTGATTTGCGTGGTGGAGAGCGTTGCCGACCTGATGGCCATCGAGCGCAGCGGGGAGTACAGCGGCCTTTACCACGTCCTCGGGGGGGCGCTCAACCCCCTGGAAGGGGTGGGCCCGGAGCAGCTTTTTTTGGAAAAGCTCTTTGAGCGGTTGGAAGGGGTGCGGGAGGTAATCCTGGCCACCGGGATGACCGTGGAGGGCGAGGCCACCGCGGCCTACCTGGCCGAGCGGCTGGCCGCCCATGGGGTGCGCTCCACCCGGCTGGCCTACGGGTTGCCGGTGGGGGGCAGCCTGGAGTACGCCGACGAGGTGACCCTGGCCCGGGCTCTGGAAAACCGGCGGGGCTACGGCTGAACCACCTCGAGCCCCACCCCCTCCCCCTGGCGCACCACCCGCAGGGTTCCGCCCTGCTTGAGGGGGCCGAAGAGGAGCAGGTCGGCCAGCGGTTTCTTGAGGGTTTCCTGGATGAGCCGGGCCAGCGGGCGGGCCCCCATCAGGGGGTCGTAGCCCTTCTCGGCCAGCCAGGCCACCGCCTCGGGGGTGGCCTCGAGGCGGACCCTGCGCTCTTTGAGCTGGGCCTCGAGCTGGCGCAGGAACTTGTGCACAATCTGGGTCATGATTGCTGGGGATAGAGGGTTGAAGCGCACGATGGCGTCCAGGCGGTTGCGGAACTCGGGGGTGAAGGTGCGCCGCAGGGCCTCTTCGCTGGCCTCCTCGCGGGTACCGCCCATAAAGCCCACCCGCCGTTCGCTGGCCTCGGCGGCCCCGGCGTTGGTGGTCATGATGAGCACCACGCTGCGGAAGTCCACGCTCCGGCCGTTGTGGTCGGTGAGCCGCCCGTAGTCCATCACCTGGAGCAGAATGGCGAAGAGGTCGGGGTGGGCCTTTTCTATCTCGTCTAGCAGCAGCACCGCATGGGGGTTTTGCAGCACCGCATCGGTGAGCAGGCCACCTTGGTCAAAGCCCACATAGCCCGGCGGGGCCCCGATGAGCCGCGAGACCGAGTGCTTCTCCATGTACTCCGACATGTCGAAGCGCAGCAGGGGCACCCCCAGCGAGGCCGCGAGCTGCCGGGCCAGCTCGGTCTTGCCCACCCCGGTGGGCCCGGCGAACAGGTAGCAGCCGATGGGCTTCTGGGGGTCGCGCAGACCGGCCCGGGCCAGCTTGATGGCGCTCGCTACCTCCTCTACTGCCCGGTCTTGCCCGAATACAACCGCCTTGAGTTCCTTTTCCAGGTTGGCCAGCACCGTCTCGTCGCTGCGGCTCAGGTTTTTGGGGGGGATGCGGGCCATGCGGGCCACGGTGGCCTCCACCTCGGCCGCGCCGATGCGGCTTTTGCGCCTAGCGGGGGGCAGAAGGGCCTGGGCTGCCCCGGCCTCGTCCAGCACGTCCAGGGCCGAGTCGGGCAGCCGGCGGTCGGTGAGGTGACGGGCCGAGAGCTCCACCGCCCGCTCGAGCGCAGCGCGGGTGTAGGTGAGGCGGTGATGGGCCTCGAGCCGGGGCCGAAGGCCTTCTAGAATCTTCACCGCCTCGGCAGGGGAGGGCTCTAGGATGTCGATCTTCTGGAAGCGGCGGGCGATGGCCCGGTCTTTTTCAAAGTGCTTGTACTCAGCAAAAGTGGTGGCCCCGATGCAGCGAAGCCTTCCGGTGAGGGCAGGTTTTAGCAGGTTGCTGGCGTCCACCACCGAGCCGGTGGTGGACCCGGCCCCCACGATGGTGTGAATCTCGTCGATGAAGAGGATGGCGTTGGGGTGCTCCTCCAGGGCCTTCATCACCGCCTTGACCCGTTCCTCAAAGTCCCCCCGGTAGCGGGTGCCGGCCAGCAGGCTGCCCATGTCCAAGGCGAAGACCTCGGCCCCCTGGAGCCGCTCGGGCAGGGGCAGCCTGGGGCTACCCCCAGCTACGATGAGCTGGGCCAGCCCCTCCACGATGGCGGTCTTGCCCACCCCGGGGTCGCCCACCAGGAGGGGGTTGTTTTTCTGGCGGCGAGAAAGAATGGTGAGGATGCGCACCAGCTCGGCCTCGCGCCCAATTAGGGGGTCGAGCTGCCCCTGGCGGGCCCGTTCGGTCAGGTTGGTGCAGTAGGCCTCGAGGGGGTTCTGCGCCACCTGCGCTTCCTCCTCACCCACCTGCACCGGCGGGGCGGGCTCCCGGGTGCCCCGGGGCAGGGCTCCTCGGGCGATGGCCGCGGTCAGGTCGAGCCGGCTCACGCCCATCTCCTCCAGCAGGGCGCAGGCGGCCGATTGCCGCTCGTCCATCAGGGCCACCAGCACGTTGGCCCCGTTGGCCTGGTCGCGTCCGGCCGAGCGCATCTGCAGCACCGCCCGCTGGATGACCCGCTGGAAGGCGGTGGTGGGTTCGGGCCGGGCCCCGGGGATGCGCTCGAACTGGCGCAGCGACTCCTCCAGCATCATCCGCAGGTGGGCGAGGTCCACCCCCACGCTCAGGAGAACCCGCTTGGCATCGGGGTCATCCAGCAGGGCCAAAAGCAGGTGTTCCAGCCCTGCGTATTCGTGCTCGTTTGAAAGGGCCAGCTCCAGCGCCCGCCGAATGGACTTTTCCAGGCTTGGGGTGAGGGGCGTCTCCATCCGCACCTCGAGTGTAGCAGGAGGGGCTGGGGGAGTGTGCGGAAACCTACCCGGCGTGGCAGTGGCAGGTCACGCCGTTGGCTTTGGCAAAGGCCTCCCTGCCCTCGGTGTAGGAGAGGTAGGCCAGGCCCAAAGCCCCCAGGCTATCCACGAACCAGATGCCACTCACCGCGTAGATGAGGCTCGAGGCCAGCAGTAAACCCGACATATACATGCAGACCCGCGCGCACTTGGCATCGGCCAGGATGGCCTCCGAGCCCAGGGCCAGGCCGGCCTTGGTCTTGTAGTGGATGAGGAGCCACATGAGCGAGATGGAGATAAGGGCAATGACCACCCCGGCCAGGGTGGTTTCGGGCCGGTGGCCGGTGGCCAGGTTGTAAACGCCCATGGCGCCCAGGATTCCCACCAGGGCATAGAACCCGCTGCCGGTAATGCGCAAAGCGGTCTTCTCGAAACGGCTGGTGGGAGCGGTGGGGTGGCGCCAGATGCGCACCACCATGGCCAGGATGCCCAGCCCCGAGACCATCTCCACGAAGCTGTCGAGGCCGAAGCCGAACAGGGTGAGCGACTCATCGGCGAGTCCAAACCCCACCGAGACCAGGCCTTCCAGCAGGTTGTAGACCACAGTCAAAACGGCAAGCCAGAAGGCCACCCGGTACCAGTATTGGGCGTGGGGTGCTGCGTACATCGCCCCAATCTATCCTGGCTTGGAGGGGCTGTTTGTACGCCCGGCACTGTGGATACTGCGAAGGCAGCCTCATTCGGGCTCGAGGGTGCACTGCAAAGGGTGCCCCTCGCGCCTTGCGGCCTGCACTACCTGCTGGACTTTGGTCTCGGCAATCTCAAAAGGGTACACCCCGGCTACCCCCACCCCGGCGTGGTGCACCTGGAGCATGATGCGGACCGCTTCTGGCTCGCTTTTGCGGAAGTAGCGCATCAGCACCTCCACCACGAAATCCATGGGGGTGTAGTCGTCGTTCAAAAGTAGCACCTTGTACATAGGGGGGGTGCGGGGCGCTGTTTTGGACGCCTTGCGGGTCTTGACGCCTGCTTCCACACCCCAAGTTTAGCGCAAGAAGGCGAAGGGCCGGCCGGTCAGGATGATTCTGGCCTCGTTCAGCACCAGGTTGCCCCCGTTGCTGTTGAAGCCGGCCCGCACGCCCACCCGGAAGTTGCCGGTCTTGACGATGTTGAAGGCGTTCTGGTTTTGGCTAGAGCTCAGGGTGAGGTCTATGACCAGGGTTTGGGTCTGGCCAGGGGGAATGTTAACGTTGGTGTTTCCCAGCCCTATATCCCCCCCGTTGTTGTCCACCAGATTGGTGTCGCTCGCAGGGGCCAGCCGCAGCTCTACGCTGCCGGTCATGGGCGTGGCCCCGGTGTTGGTCACGCTGGCCTGGAGCAGAATCCGGCCCCGTTCCACGATGTCCAGGGCCACAGGAACCGATACGGCCTGGCCCTCAAAGTTGCTCCCGGGAGCAAAACCGGTGAAGCTCCCGCTGGGAATGGAAAGGGTCCGCTGATTCTGTGGTACAAAGCTCAGCACATCCACGTTGACGTTGTAGCGGGTGGCGGCGCTGCAGGCCGCCAGCAGCAGCAGGGGCAGGAAGAGCAGCTTGCGCATGGGTCCTCTCCTTTAGAAGTTAAAGCCCAGGCTCAAAGCAAGGCCATAGACGGTGTGGCCCACGATGGGGGCCCGATGGGTGGTGAGGGCAGCATCCACGCTGAAGCCCGGGCCCACGAGGCCTGCGCCCAGGCCCAAGCGCAGGCCATTGTCGAAGCCAAGCCCGGCGCGGAAGCGGCCCGGACCCAGGCTATACTCTCCACCCAGGTGGCCGTATAGGGCGGTGTCGTAGCCTAGGTCGCCCCCCACGATAAGGCTGCCCGTCTCCAGGTCCAGCTTGGTGGCGGCGTTGAGGAAAAAGGCGGGTACGAACCCGAAGCTGCTTCGTTCTGCTGGGCTCGAGGTGAAGTTGGCGTTGCCGCTAAAGCGCAGCTCGGTTCCGCTCCAGCGGGCGTATCCCAGGGCGTTGCGCACGCCCAGGCCCACCGTCACCCCCTGCACCTCGGCCACCACCCCTAGGTCGGCCCGCAGCCCAAAGCCGCTCCCGCCCCCAGGGTGGGCGTAGAAGAGGCTGCCGCGGTAGATGGGGGGCTGGTTGGGGTCGATCTGGCCCTGGGCATCGGTCCGCACCCCCACGCTCAGGTCGCTTTCGGCGTAGGCAAGACCGTAAAACCCCTCGCCCCGGCCGCCCACGTAAAGCTGCACCTGGCCCCCCTGGGGCAGGGGCACCCCGGGCAGACGGGTGGCGTAGCCGAAGCCCAGGCTTAGCCCAGTTTGGGCGCTGCCGTTCAGCACCACGCTGTACTCGGTGTTGGGCTGGAGCGGGTCGCCAGCCAGGGCCTGGCGCAGGGCGCTGTTGGGGTTCAGGCTCAGGCCGAAGCCCCCTGCATAGTAGCCCAGCTCCACGAAAAGCCCCCCCTCCTGCACCAGCGGCAGGCGAAGGAGGGGAGCAGGGGTGAGGGCCTTGCTCGAAGCCAGCCCCCGGGGGGTGCCAAACCCCAGGTCCAGGTTGAGCGGCCGGCCCTGATAGTCGGTCACCTGGACGCGCCCGGCCGCTATGCTGATCTGGATCTCGGGGTAGCCGGTGTTGGGGTTGGTGAAGGCTGTGGAGGAGGCAGGGTTGAAGAGGAAGCTGTCGAGATGGCTAAGCTGGTCGTAGAAGCTCAGGAAGTCGAAGGGGTTGTTGGGGTCGGAGAGGCTTTGGGGGTTGCGAAGGATGGGGATGGGGTTGCTATCCTGCCTTAGCAGAATCCCCAGCAAGCCTATAGGGAGCTGAAACCCCGTGTCCGAGCCATAGGTGCCCGCTGGGTAAGCGGCATAGGCGGGGTTGAGATAGGCGGCCCCTGGGCCAGGTAGCACCAGACCTCCCATGCCCAGGCTGCGCACGCCTTGGGCCATCGAGAGACTGCTTAGCAAAACGAAAACGCTGGTGATCCACGTCCTGCGCATAGCCGCACTGATTCTACACGGGCTTTTTTAGCTCAGCGGTTTATTTGCCCCAGAGTGATGGAAGCAGTGCGCCAAGGCGATGGCCAGCGCGTCGGCCAGGTGGGAGGGCTGGGGCAGGGTCTTGAGGCCCAGGAGGACCCGCACCATATAGGCCACCTGCGCCTTTTCGGCCCGGCCGGTGCCCACCAGGGCCTGCTTGACCTGGGGCGGGCCGTAGCCGTATACGGGGATGCCCATCTGGTCGGCCACCAGCAAGACCACCCCCATGGCCCAGCCCACCTTGTAGGCCAGCTCGTTTTGCCGGTAGAAGAACTGCTCTTCCACTGCGATGGCGCTGGGCCGGTAGGTGGCGGCTACCTGGTAGACCCTCTGGTAAAGCCGCCCCACCCGCTGAGGGGGGGGTTCATCGGGTCGGGTCTGCACCACCTCGGCGTGGAGCATCTGGGCCCTCTTCCCCACCTGCTCCACGACCCCCAGCCCCAGGTTGGTAATGCCGGGGTCGACGCCGAGTACAACCATGAGGCGGCTAGTTGCCCCGCTTG
Proteins encoded:
- a CDS encoding YbaB/EbfC family nucleoid-associated protein; the protein is MNLQKIMKEAQKAQRKAAEVQERLGQMTVVGSAGGGLVEATANGHGQILGVKLKPEAVGQGDLEALEDLILAAVQDAQKKAHELSEKEMSRELGGIGSLLGKML
- the recR gene encoding recombination mediator RecR, encoding MRYPEKLLRLVRALATLPGIGPKTAQKLGLYLVQHPEARLALQGSLEAAEVLRPCPLCGNLAEEALCPVCADAERDRGVICVVESVADLMAIERSGEYSGLYHVLGGALNPLEGVGPEQLFLEKLFERLEGVREVILATGMTVEGEATAAYLAERLAAHGVRSTRLAYGLPVGGSLEYADEVTLARALENRRGYG
- the clpA gene encoding ATP-dependent Clp protease ATP-binding subunit ClpA, which translates into the protein METPLTPSLEKSIRRALELALSNEHEYAGLEHLLLALLDDPDAKRVLLSVGVDLAHLRMMLEESLRQFERIPGARPEPTTAFQRVIQRAVLQMRSAGRDQANGANVLVALMDERQSAACALLEEMGVSRLDLTAAIARGALPRGTREPAPPVQVGEEEAQVAQNPLEAYCTNLTERARQGQLDPLIGREAELVRILTILSRRQKNNPLLVGDPGVGKTAIVEGLAQLIVAGGSPRLPLPERLQGAEVFALDMGSLLAGTRYRGDFEERVKAVMKALEEHPNAILFIDEIHTIVGAGSTTGSVVDASNLLKPALTGRLRCIGATTFAEYKHFEKDRAIARRFQKIDILEPSPAEAVKILEGLRPRLEAHHRLTYTRAALERAVELSARHLTDRRLPDSALDVLDEAGAAQALLPPARRKSRIGAAEVEATVARMARIPPKNLSRSDETVLANLEKELKAVVFGQDRAVEEVASAIKLARAGLRDPQKPIGCYLFAGPTGVGKTELARQLAASLGVPLLRFDMSEYMEKHSVSRLIGAPPGYVGFDQGGLLTDAVLQNPHAVLLLDEIEKAHPDLFAILLQVMDYGRLTDHNGRSVDFRSVVLIMTTNAGAAEASERRVGFMGGTREEASEEALRRTFTPEFRNRLDAIVRFNPLSPAIMTQIVHKFLRQLEAQLKERRVRLEATPEAVAWLAEKGYDPLMGARPLARLIQETLKKPLADLLLFGPLKQGGTLRVVRQGEGVGLEVVQP
- the clpS gene encoding ATP-dependent Clp protease adapter ClpS, which codes for MEAGVKTRKASKTAPRTPPMYKVLLLNDDYTPMDFVVEVLMRYFRKSEPEAVRIMLQVHHAGVGVAGVYPFEIAETKVQQVVQAARREGHPLQCTLEPE
- a CDS encoding TetR family transcriptional regulator, with product MRRTWITSVFVLLSSLSMAQGVRSLGMGGLVLPGPGAAYLNPAYAAYPAGTYGSDTGFQLPIGLLGILLRQDSNPIPILRNPQSLSDPNNPFDFLSFYDQLSHLDSFLFNPASSTAFTNPNTGYPEIQISIAAGRVQVTDYQGRPLNLDLGFGTPRGLASSKALTPAPLLRLPLVQEGGLFVELGYYAGGFGLSLNPNSALRQALAGDPLQPNTEYSVVLNGSAQTGLSLGFGYATRLPGVPLPQGGQVQLYVGGRGEGFYGLAYAESDLSVGVRTDAQGQIDPNQPPIYRGSLFYAHPGGGSGFGLRADLGVVAEVQGVTVGLGVRNALGYARWSGTELRFSGNANFTSSPAERSSFGFVPAFFLNAATKLDLETGSLIVGGDLGYDTALYGHLGGEYSLGPGRFRAGLGFDNGLRLGLGAGLVGPGFSVDAALTTHRAPIVGHTVYGLALSLGFNF
- the ruvC gene encoding crossover junction endodeoxyribonuclease RuvC codes for the protein MVVLGVDPGITNLGLGVVEQVGKRAQMLHAEVVQTRPDEPPPQRVGRLYQRVYQVAATYRPSAIAVEEQFFYRQNELAYKVGWAMGVVLLVADQMGIPVYGYGPPQVKQALVGTGRAEKAQVAYMVRVLLGLKTLPQPSHLADALAIALAHCFHHSGANKPLS